The Amycolatopsis mongoliensis genome includes a window with the following:
- a CDS encoding lantibiotic dehydratase → MTVSPRYQHAGLLLARVTTDPGDLDPPTRLHPGDPVAVEQEGSVWLAKVWARPEVRDAVTLASPVLGARVDRIVSDSTTKTTAKELRRAVVSVASYLLRWQRRSTPFGLFAGVGVVDIGPATAAVGTRHRAVARVDGEWLTALIDRLERHPVLRRRLTVVVDDARIVRDGRVIVHCRAGVGAATPGPLRESSVRLTRPVRFALAAAAAPIRFDTLVERMTGEFPSASPGKIDALLQGLVDAGALITSLRPPMTSADTVAHLVGALRAANAETLDDVAAVLRDLDAITVDLARHNHAKDPDQARDIRAAVAARMRALVPDASDVLAVDVRLDATITLPARVLDEATRAATILLRTTTQPFGTAAWLDYQARFLARYGPGALVPVRDLIAESGLGYPAGYLGAPRARPAWRALTDRDATLLALIQQATLSGAREVDLTDSDVDALTVGDHSDVVLPQRVELGVAVNAASTAAIDRGEFQLKVTAAPRAYTSMAGRFADLLDDADQARLAATYSAPQPPSDQDVPATAAADVVAVQLSFPPRRPHNENVARVPPLLGNVVSLSEHPDPMRPNLTVIGVDALAVTADAEQLYLVQISTGRRVIPRIPHALDTSVQSPPLARFLAEVADARSAVFRGFDLGAARVLPYVPRIRYRRTVLAAARWLLSDTDLAARPEGGGYDEALRAWRQRWQVPARVVLVHGELRLPVDLDQELDRSLLRARLERAGRVELHEDGPPDGQGWIGRPAELLIPMTAITPPDRPLPATAAPSAVLQPGDSALVHAQIVGNPARFDEILTRHLPRFAAELHDAGEPDSRVASWWVRRHRDMIRPEADQHLAVFLRLTHPRHYGAIAARLAAFATDLESRGLSGQLTLAPAPQHLARYGDGPALAAAEQVFATDTAAAIAQLDAAQVSGIPAQALAAASLAHLAASFAPDPHTGYRALLGCLRQEHGPLDRQLREHALTVADSTDGYRAVRALPGGEAVAASWRARDAALHDYHDALVQQGRKPGGVLRTLLHEHHIRAVGVDPTFEKETGRLARAVALRLLAAAGAR, encoded by the coding sequence GTGTGTGGCTGGCGAAAGTGTGGGCGCGCCCGGAGGTGAGGGACGCGGTAACGCTGGCCAGCCCCGTCCTCGGCGCCCGCGTCGACCGCATCGTCAGCGACAGCACCACCAAGACCACAGCGAAGGAGTTACGTCGTGCCGTGGTGTCTGTGGCGTCTTACCTGTTGCGCTGGCAGCGGCGGTCGACGCCGTTCGGCCTGTTCGCCGGCGTCGGCGTTGTCGACATCGGTCCCGCGACGGCCGCCGTCGGAACGCGGCATCGGGCCGTGGCACGGGTGGACGGCGAATGGCTCACCGCGCTGATCGACCGGCTCGAACGGCATCCCGTTCTGCGCCGGCGTTTGACGGTCGTGGTGGACGACGCGCGGATCGTGCGCGATGGACGCGTGATCGTGCACTGCCGGGCCGGGGTCGGCGCCGCCACACCCGGGCCGTTGCGGGAGTCCTCGGTGCGGCTCACCCGCCCGGTCAGGTTCGCGTTGGCCGCGGCCGCTGCGCCGATTCGCTTCGACACCCTCGTCGAGCGGATGACCGGCGAGTTCCCGTCTGCGTCGCCCGGCAAGATCGACGCCTTGCTGCAAGGCCTGGTCGACGCCGGTGCCCTGATCACGAGTCTGCGGCCGCCGATGACCAGCGCTGACACCGTGGCCCACCTGGTCGGAGCCTTGCGCGCGGCCAACGCGGAAACTCTCGACGACGTCGCCGCAGTCCTGCGTGACCTCGATGCCATCACCGTCGACCTCGCCCGGCACAACCACGCAAAGGACCCTGATCAGGCGCGGGACATCCGCGCCGCGGTCGCGGCCCGAATGCGTGCCCTGGTGCCTGATGCCAGCGATGTACTGGCCGTCGACGTGCGCCTCGACGCGACGATCACCCTGCCCGCGCGGGTGCTCGACGAGGCCACACGAGCCGCCACCATCCTGCTGCGGACCACGACACAGCCGTTCGGGACGGCCGCGTGGCTCGACTACCAGGCCCGCTTCCTCGCCCGCTACGGTCCCGGCGCGCTCGTGCCGGTGCGGGACCTGATCGCCGAGTCCGGCCTGGGCTACCCGGCCGGCTACCTCGGCGCGCCCCGCGCGAGGCCCGCGTGGCGTGCGCTGACCGACCGCGACGCCACTCTCCTCGCGCTGATCCAGCAGGCCACCCTGTCCGGAGCGCGGGAGGTCGACCTGACCGACAGCGATGTCGATGCGCTGACCGTCGGGGACCATTCCGACGTTGTCCTGCCTCAGCGGGTCGAACTGGGCGTCGCCGTCAATGCCGCATCGACGGCGGCGATTGACCGCGGCGAGTTCCAGTTGAAGGTCACGGCCGCGCCGCGCGCGTACACCAGCATGGCCGGCCGATTCGCCGACCTGCTCGATGACGCCGACCAGGCCCGGCTGGCCGCGACCTACAGTGCACCGCAGCCTCCGTCGGACCAGGACGTCCCGGCCACGGCGGCCGCGGACGTGGTGGCCGTACAGCTATCGTTCCCGCCGCGCCGACCGCACAACGAGAACGTCGCGCGGGTTCCGCCACTGCTGGGCAACGTCGTGTCGCTGTCGGAGCATCCCGACCCCATGCGCCCGAACCTCACCGTCATCGGGGTGGACGCCTTGGCGGTCACCGCCGACGCCGAGCAGCTGTACTTGGTGCAGATCTCCACCGGCCGGCGGGTGATACCGCGGATTCCGCACGCGCTGGACACCTCGGTGCAGAGCCCACCGCTGGCCCGGTTCCTCGCCGAGGTCGCCGACGCGCGCAGCGCGGTGTTCCGCGGCTTCGATCTCGGCGCCGCCCGGGTGCTGCCCTACGTTCCGCGCATCCGCTACCGCCGCACGGTCCTCGCCGCCGCCCGCTGGCTCCTCTCCGACACCGACCTGGCCGCGCGCCCCGAAGGCGGAGGCTACGACGAGGCGTTGCGGGCGTGGCGGCAGCGGTGGCAGGTACCAGCCCGGGTGGTGCTGGTCCACGGCGAGCTCCGCCTGCCCGTAGACCTCGACCAAGAACTCGACCGCTCACTACTGCGGGCCCGCCTGGAGCGAGCGGGCCGGGTCGAACTGCACGAAGACGGCCCGCCGGACGGACAAGGCTGGATCGGGCGACCGGCAGAGCTGCTGATCCCGATGACCGCGATCACCCCGCCAGACCGGCCGTTACCCGCCACCGCAGCTCCCAGTGCGGTCCTGCAGCCCGGTGACTCCGCCCTGGTGCACGCGCAGATCGTCGGCAACCCGGCACGCTTCGACGAAATCCTCACCAGGCACCTGCCCCGCTTCGCCGCCGAACTCCACGACGCCGGCGAACCGGACAGCCGGGTCGCGTCGTGGTGGGTACGGCGGCACCGCGACATGATCCGACCCGAGGCCGACCAGCACCTCGCAGTGTTCCTGCGCCTGACTCATCCGCGGCACTACGGCGCCATCGCCGCCCGGCTGGCCGCGTTCGCGACCGACCTCGAATCCCGCGGGCTTTCCGGCCAGCTCACGCTCGCCCCCGCGCCGCAGCACCTCGCCCGCTACGGCGACGGCCCCGCGCTCGCGGCGGCCGAGCAGGTCTTCGCCACCGACACCGCGGCCGCCATCGCTCAGCTCGACGCGGCGCAGGTGTCCGGGATTCCCGCCCAAGCGCTGGCCGCGGCGTCACTGGCGCACCTGGCCGCATCCTTCGCGCCCGATCCACACACCGGGTACCGGGCGCTGCTGGGATGCCTGCGCCAAGAGCACGGGCCACTGGACCGGCAGCTACGCGAGCACGCGCTCACCGTGGCCGACTCCACCGACGGCTACCGCGCTGTTCGCGCGCTGCCCGGCGGCGAGGCGGTCGCCGCCTCCTGGCGTGCCCGCGACGCCGCGCTGCACGACTATCACGATGCCCTTGTCCAGCAGGGCCGAAAGCCGGGTGGGGTGCTGCGCACGCTGTTGCACGAGCACCATATCCGTGCCGTCGGCGTCGACCCGACGTTCGAGAAGGAGACCGGGCGCCTCGCCCGCGCGGTCGCGCTGCGCCTGCTCGCCGCGGCCGGTGCCCGATGA
- the istB gene encoding IS21-like element helper ATPase IstB codes for MSEARRYQQLRSHFSYLKLDNAAEALPRILDQARAENLSMTAALERLLEIEVNATEERRLAGRLRFACLPDPWTLADFDFAAQPGVDEKLIRDLATLRFLDDASNVLFVGPPGVGKTMLATALARGTAEAGNRVYFTTAADLAARCHKAAVEGRWATCMRFFAGPKLLVIDELGYLPLPGDGASALFQVINQRYLKSSTILTTNVGIADWATAFGDATVAAAMLDRLLHRATVVGIDGPSYRLRSHQSTSDKLRKAVNAHVS; via the coding sequence ATGAGCGAGGCCCGCCGCTATCAGCAACTCCGTTCGCACTTCTCCTACCTGAAGCTGGACAACGCCGCCGAAGCCCTGCCCCGGATCCTCGATCAGGCCCGGGCGGAGAACCTGTCGATGACCGCTGCGCTGGAGCGGCTGCTGGAGATCGAGGTCAACGCCACTGAAGAACGCCGGCTGGCCGGCCGGTTGCGGTTCGCCTGCCTGCCCGATCCCTGGACCCTGGCGGACTTCGACTTCGCCGCCCAGCCCGGGGTCGACGAGAAACTCATCCGCGACCTGGCCACCCTCCGCTTTCTCGACGACGCGTCGAACGTGTTGTTCGTCGGGCCGCCCGGGGTCGGCAAGACGATGCTGGCCACCGCGCTCGCGCGCGGGACGGCCGAGGCCGGGAACCGGGTCTACTTCACCACCGCGGCCGACCTCGCCGCCCGCTGCCACAAGGCCGCAGTCGAAGGCCGCTGGGCCACCTGCATGCGGTTCTTCGCCGGCCCGAAACTGCTCGTGATCGACGAACTGGGCTATCTGCCGTTACCCGGCGACGGGGCCTCAGCCTTGTTCCAGGTGATCAACCAGCGTTACCTCAAGTCGTCCACGATCCTGACAACGAACGTCGGGATTGCTGACTGGGCAACGGCTTTCGGCGACGCGACTGTCGCGGCAGCGATGCTGGACCGGTTGCTGCACCGCGCGACCGTGGTCGGCATCGACGGCCCGTCTTACCGGTTGCGGTCGCATCAGTCTACATCGGACAAGCTGCGGAAGGCGGTGAACGCGCATGTCTCCTGA
- a CDS encoding lanthionine synthetase C family protein: MTADARLNPDGAASLTLDDVTGQSLARGGVADALLHVERAWTGAGSWATAQDHICRVVAGPVDAADHAGLYYGAPAIAFLLHAAADHHPRYRTASQTMDEHVLRLTRRRLDTAATRIDRGEPAAFAEYDLFYGLTGIGALLLRHHPCSDELAGILQYVVTLVARPRREDGIELPGWWAAHDPDEIVPTPGGHANFGMAHGAAGLLAFLALATMDGHVIDGQREAINVLTTWFDRWRQDGPKGSWWPRWITRDELNAGRPAHTSPGRVSWCYGTVGIARAQQLAALATGDIRRQQDAEDVLVAGLTDTHLDRITEPGLCHGIAGVFQTAYRAARDARGPALADRLPALADRLTRHARGDEDRRHRAHGAGLLTGRAGVDLALETARRSTPPHTGWDACLLIT, from the coding sequence ATGACCGCCGACGCAAGACTCAACCCGGACGGCGCGGCGTCATTGACGCTTGATGATGTGACCGGCCAGTCCCTAGCCCGTGGCGGGGTCGCGGACGCGCTGCTGCACGTCGAACGCGCGTGGACGGGCGCCGGCAGCTGGGCCACCGCGCAGGACCACATCTGCCGGGTGGTGGCGGGCCCGGTCGACGCCGCCGACCACGCTGGCCTCTACTACGGCGCGCCCGCGATCGCGTTCCTGCTGCACGCCGCCGCCGACCACCATCCCCGCTACCGCACGGCCAGCCAGACGATGGACGAGCACGTGCTGCGCCTGACCCGGCGGCGCCTGGACACCGCCGCGACCCGGATCGACCGAGGGGAGCCTGCGGCGTTCGCCGAGTACGACCTGTTCTACGGGCTCACGGGCATCGGCGCTCTGCTGCTGCGGCATCACCCCTGCAGCGACGAACTGGCCGGAATCCTGCAGTACGTGGTCACTCTCGTCGCCCGACCGCGCCGCGAGGATGGCATCGAGTTGCCGGGCTGGTGGGCGGCGCACGATCCGGACGAGATCGTGCCGACCCCCGGCGGACACGCGAACTTCGGCATGGCCCACGGCGCAGCCGGGCTGCTGGCCTTCCTTGCCCTGGCCACTATGGACGGTCACGTGATCGACGGCCAGCGCGAGGCGATCAACGTGCTCACAACCTGGTTCGACCGGTGGCGCCAAGACGGACCGAAGGGATCGTGGTGGCCGCGGTGGATCACCCGCGATGAGCTGAACGCGGGTCGCCCTGCCCACACCAGCCCTGGCCGGGTCTCTTGGTGCTACGGGACGGTCGGCATCGCCCGCGCCCAGCAACTGGCAGCCCTGGCCACGGGCGACATCCGACGTCAGCAGGATGCCGAAGACGTCCTGGTCGCGGGCCTGACCGACACCCATCTCGACCGGATCACCGAGCCGGGCCTGTGCCACGGCATCGCCGGGGTGTTCCAGACCGCCTACCGCGCGGCCCGCGACGCCCGCGGACCGGCGCTGGCTGACCGGCTCCCGGCGCTGGCCGACCGACTCACCCGGCACGCACGCGGCGATGAGGACCGCCGCCATCGAGCACACGGGGCCGGGCTGCTGACCGGACGCGCGGGAGTGGACCTGGCGCTCGAGACCGCGCGGCGCAGCACGCCGCCTCACACCGGATGGGACGCATGCCTGCTGATCACCTGA
- the istA gene encoding IS21 family transposase, with the protein MLTLEEDVEAQALRAQGWSVSAIARHLGRDRKTIRRYLAGDVVPGRRRPVGPDPFEPFVAYCRARLADDPHLWAATLLDEVAELGYQGGYSTFTRALRRYQLRPHCEPCQVARGRDVAIITHPPGEETQWDWLELPDPPVSWGAGKQAHLLVGALAHSSKWRGVLADAEDFPHLIEALDAVVRRLGGVTQVWRFDRMATVCHPASGRITPAFAQVAKHYGVRSVTCPPRRGNRKGVVEKANHSAAQRWWRTLGDEVTIDEAQAGLDRLATKLDSRRRVIDGERTTVAGLAAAERLHAPPLVAFPAEFDLGRIVTPQALVSFRGNAYSVPPGLGGAQVQVRHRLGADMLRIVTEGGATVAVHSRAPDGAGRVIRDDGHVIALEHAAMGAFSHERPCTHKTRRPPSSAALAEAARLRGLPATGPAAHVVIDLATYAATAAKLGSAPTYESEED; encoded by the coding sequence ATGCTCACTCTGGAGGAAGACGTGGAGGCGCAGGCGCTGCGTGCTCAAGGCTGGTCGGTCTCGGCGATCGCCCGACATCTCGGACGCGACCGCAAGACCATCCGCCGCTACCTGGCCGGCGACGTGGTGCCAGGCAGACGCCGGCCGGTGGGGCCGGACCCGTTCGAGCCGTTCGTGGCCTACTGCCGGGCCCGGCTGGCCGACGACCCGCATCTGTGGGCGGCGACGCTGCTGGACGAGGTCGCCGAGCTCGGCTACCAGGGCGGATACTCGACGTTCACCCGCGCGCTGCGCCGCTATCAGCTGCGCCCGCACTGCGAGCCTTGCCAGGTGGCCCGCGGCCGGGACGTCGCGATCATCACTCACCCGCCGGGTGAGGAGACTCAGTGGGATTGGCTGGAGCTGCCGGACCCGCCGGTGAGCTGGGGCGCCGGGAAGCAGGCGCATTTGCTGGTCGGCGCGCTGGCGCACTCGAGCAAGTGGCGCGGGGTCCTGGCCGATGCCGAGGATTTCCCGCACCTGATCGAGGCCCTCGATGCGGTGGTTCGCCGGCTGGGCGGGGTGACCCAGGTCTGGCGGTTCGACCGGATGGCCACGGTCTGCCATCCCGCCTCCGGCCGGATCACGCCTGCGTTCGCGCAGGTCGCCAAGCACTATGGAGTCCGGTCGGTGACGTGTCCGCCGCGGCGCGGGAACCGCAAGGGCGTGGTCGAGAAGGCCAACCACTCGGCCGCGCAGCGCTGGTGGCGCACCCTCGGCGACGAGGTCACGATCGACGAGGCCCAGGCCGGGCTGGACCGGCTCGCGACCAAGCTCGACAGTCGCCGCCGGGTCATCGACGGCGAACGCACCACCGTCGCCGGCCTGGCCGCGGCCGAGCGGCTGCATGCTCCGCCGCTGGTCGCGTTCCCGGCCGAGTTCGACCTCGGTCGGATCGTCACGCCGCAGGCGCTGGTGTCCTTCCGCGGCAACGCCTACTCCGTCCCGCCCGGGCTGGGCGGCGCGCAGGTTCAGGTCCGCCACCGGCTCGGCGCGGACATGTTGCGGATCGTCACCGAGGGCGGCGCGACCGTCGCGGTTCACAGCCGGGCCCCGGACGGGGCGGGTCGGGTGATCCGCGACGACGGGCACGTGATCGCGCTTGAACACGCCGCGATGGGCGCGTTCAGCCACGAGCGGCCCTGCACCCACAAGACGCGCAGGCCGCCGTCGTCGGCGGCGTTGGCCGAAGCAGCACGACTGCGCGGCCTGCCCGCGACGGGGCCCGCGGCCCACGTCGTGATCGACCTGGCCACCTACGCCGCCACCGCGGCGAAGCTGGGCAGTGCACCCACCTATGAGTCCGAGGAGGACTGA
- a CDS encoding RNA polymerase sigma factor produces MTDSAQPPARRPWTEQDYLECSTIVTERRKALTSYVRKLAPGVDHDNVVGEALLALYQRWDRIDGDKLSWLYRVAHNKAVDATRHKEAGHAEIDETAGVTDKAAPIGVWTPPSPGERLLFVEAIGALPRRLGLPLTLLEKGWRVEDIAEYMGLPTTTVGVYLSRAKNYLNRLLTAADEARPAHRAERRNR; encoded by the coding sequence GTGACCGATTCGGCTCAACCTCCGGCCCGCAGACCGTGGACGGAGCAGGACTACCTCGAGTGCTCGACGATCGTCACCGAGAGGCGGAAGGCCTTGACCTCCTACGTCCGCAAGCTGGCCCCCGGCGTGGATCACGACAACGTCGTCGGCGAAGCGCTGCTGGCGTTGTATCAGCGGTGGGACCGCATCGACGGCGACAAGTTGTCCTGGCTCTACCGCGTCGCCCACAACAAGGCCGTCGACGCGACCCGGCACAAGGAGGCCGGGCACGCCGAGATCGACGAAACGGCCGGAGTCACCGACAAAGCCGCACCGATCGGAGTGTGGACCCCGCCGAGCCCGGGAGAGCGGCTGCTGTTCGTCGAGGCGATCGGCGCTCTGCCGCGCCGGCTCGGCCTGCCGCTGACGCTGCTGGAGAAAGGCTGGCGAGTCGAGGACATCGCCGAATACATGGGCCTGCCCACCACGACCGTCGGGGTCTACCTGTCGAGGGCGAAGAACTACCTCAACCGCCTGCTCACCGCCGCCGACGAGGCCAGACCAGCTCACCGAGCGGAAAGGAGGAACCGATGA
- a CDS encoding SAM-dependent methyltransferase, protein MSNEDNLSDRPAVDPEKPSVARAYDWFLGGSTNTPIDRTFAERILTVLPPAKTMAVDNRNFLRRAVTYLVDAGVRQFIDIGSGIPTVGNVHQVARDLAPDAKVVYVDNDPVAVAQSRLLLREDSATTVIDADLRHPEAILDHPGTRALLDFDQPIALLMIAVLHFIPDRDDPAGIIDAYRDALPRGSYLALSHLTDETAPPELRRQVRTCIELYQNSASPLVARTRATLSQWLDGLDLVPPGVTIANQWKPDTSPPTGSEHDLVIAGLARLLV, encoded by the coding sequence GTGTCGAACGAGGACAACCTGTCCGATCGTCCAGCCGTCGACCCCGAGAAACCCAGCGTCGCCCGTGCCTACGACTGGTTCTTGGGCGGCTCGACCAACACCCCCATCGACCGCACCTTCGCCGAACGCATCCTGACGGTCTTACCGCCGGCGAAAACCATGGCGGTGGACAACCGCAACTTCCTCCGCCGCGCCGTGACCTACCTCGTCGACGCCGGCGTGCGGCAATTCATCGACATCGGCTCCGGTATCCCCACCGTGGGCAACGTCCACCAGGTCGCCCGCGACCTCGCTCCCGACGCCAAAGTCGTCTACGTCGACAACGACCCGGTCGCGGTCGCCCAGAGCCGGCTTCTCCTGCGCGAGGATTCGGCCACCACCGTCATCGACGCCGACCTCCGCCACCCCGAGGCCATCCTGGACCACCCGGGCACCCGGGCACTGCTCGACTTCGACCAGCCGATCGCACTGCTGATGATCGCGGTCCTGCACTTCATCCCCGACCGCGACGACCCCGCCGGCATCATCGACGCCTATCGCGACGCCCTGCCCCGCGGCAGCTACCTCGCGCTGTCACACCTCACCGACGAGACCGCCCCGCCCGAGCTACGCCGCCAGGTCCGCACCTGCATCGAGCTGTACCAGAACAGCGCCAGCCCGCTGGTCGCCCGCACCCGTGCCACACTGTCGCAGTGGCTCGACGGACTCGACCTCGTACCACCGGGTGTCACCATCGCCAACCAGTGGAAACCCGACACTTCCCCGCCTACTGGCTCCGAGCACGACCTCGTCATCGCGGGCCTCGCCCGGCTCCTCGTTTGA
- a CDS encoding thiopeptide-type bacteriocin biosynthesis protein — MPADHLTTTPRTTTPPPTGLHAAVLAVLAGADPADVAARHALGPADLDDAVRTYEAAGVAALERRAEDAWYQVRVQFADWSAVETVGATMLGPALDDLRACEAIAGWWFLRKHPCWRVRLWRANTAAVDRVLDRLTETGVIARWWPTVYEPETAAFGGAAGSDTVHELFCADSAGVLAYLRHDVLGLGRRELSVLLMSGVMRAAGLDTFESGDVFDRVARLRPAPTDADIERLDKLVESVRRLLSIADLAESQLFTPGGPVAHAAPWLAALHVGGERLGQDAAAGRLDRGLRAILTHVVIFHWNRFGLSATSQGIIARAAAIALLPRS; from the coding sequence ATGCCTGCTGATCACCTGACCACCACGCCTCGGACGACCACGCCGCCGCCCACCGGTCTCCACGCCGCGGTGCTCGCGGTGCTCGCCGGCGCCGACCCCGCGGACGTTGCGGCTCGCCACGCCCTGGGGCCGGCCGACCTCGACGATGCTGTGCGGACTTACGAGGCCGCCGGGGTCGCCGCGCTGGAGCGACGTGCCGAAGACGCCTGGTACCAGGTGCGTGTCCAGTTCGCCGACTGGTCGGCTGTCGAGACAGTCGGAGCCACGATGCTCGGACCGGCCCTGGACGATCTTCGCGCCTGTGAAGCGATAGCGGGGTGGTGGTTTCTGCGCAAGCATCCCTGCTGGCGGGTGCGGTTGTGGCGCGCGAACACCGCGGCGGTCGACCGTGTGCTCGACCGGCTGACCGAAACCGGCGTTATCGCGCGCTGGTGGCCGACGGTGTACGAGCCGGAGACCGCGGCCTTCGGCGGTGCGGCCGGCAGCGACACCGTTCACGAGCTGTTCTGCGCAGACAGCGCGGGCGTGCTTGCCTACCTGCGCCACGACGTCCTTGGCCTCGGCCGTCGGGAACTGTCGGTTCTGCTGATGAGCGGGGTGATGCGCGCGGCTGGACTGGACACCTTCGAAAGCGGCGATGTGTTCGATCGGGTCGCTCGGTTGCGGCCTGCGCCGACCGACGCCGACATCGAGCGCCTCGACAAGCTGGTCGAGAGCGTGCGCCGGCTCCTGTCGATTGCCGACCTGGCCGAGAGCCAACTGTTCACGCCGGGCGGGCCGGTCGCGCACGCCGCGCCCTGGCTCGCCGCGTTGCACGTCGGCGGCGAACGACTCGGCCAGGACGCCGCGGCCGGGCGACTGGACCGGGGCCTGCGCGCCATCCTCACCCACGTGGTGATCTTCCACTGGAACCGCTTTGGTCTCTCCGCCACCAGCCAAGGCATCATCGCCCGCGCGGCGGCCATTGCGTTGCTGCCCCGGAGCTGA